A stretch of Candidatus Symbiobacter mobilis CR DNA encodes these proteins:
- a CDS encoding ribonuclease R family protein, with the protein MADNTADGVVHGHRSGHGFVVRDDGGADIYLSPLEMRAVLHLDRVRVSIVQEQNAHRGHRGQRNHRIQGRVLQLLERASGNILGRLVCEEKQWRVLPQNGRHGTTIAVDGKGLNASHINQIVVVEPIPAAQIGGLPCGAIREFLGPADSAATVIEVTARKYALPRSFSAPCLAMARSLPNHVRAIDRRGRVDLTGLPLVTIDGEDARDFDDAVYCAPIAQQGDIPGGWRLIVAIADVGHYVPCGSDIDLDAYERATSVYFPGRVLPMLPESLSQGLCSLNPDVLRLCLACDMHIGPEGDIVSYRFDPGVLRSHARLTYDEANALLHDPSIASANASAHAPTHTPAHTPAHTDRIQDLRHLHDVYQALLRARQQRGAMDLDTVETYVLCDAEGRVERIVPRQRNDAHRMIEEAMLAANVCSADLLRRNGHHALYRVHAAPTEEKLETLRLYLGALGVEASLGPQPKPADFQRIALATRDRPDVLQIHTMLLRSMQQAMYTPSNAGHFGLAYEAYAHFTSPIRRYPDLLVHRVIRAILQRKRYPLRPLPMPDASPTGSPALSALFALLRKKSSKELERWQAAGVHCSARERRADEAAREVDSWMKCSYLQRHVGDVFHGTISAVTAFGLFVTLEPLYIDGLLHISALSGEYYAFDEERRELRGTRSGKRYTAGQRVTVQVARIDPDERRIDLGWPTTARGTPAM; encoded by the coding sequence ATGGCAGATAACACGGCAGATGGCGTTGTCCACGGGCACCGCAGCGGCCACGGCTTCGTGGTACGCGACGACGGTGGCGCGGATATTTACCTTTCCCCCCTGGAAATGCGCGCCGTACTGCATCTCGACCGGGTGCGCGTTTCCATCGTTCAGGAGCAAAACGCCCACCGTGGACACCGTGGCCAGCGTAATCACCGCATCCAAGGCCGCGTGTTGCAATTGCTGGAGCGGGCTTCGGGCAACATCCTGGGGCGCCTGGTTTGCGAAGAAAAACAGTGGCGGGTGTTACCCCAAAACGGACGCCATGGCACCACGATTGCGGTCGATGGCAAGGGCTTGAATGCCTCGCACATCAACCAGATCGTCGTCGTCGAACCCATCCCGGCAGCACAGATTGGCGGCTTGCCCTGTGGAGCGATCCGCGAATTCCTGGGCCCTGCCGACTCCGCTGCGACGGTGATCGAAGTCACCGCCCGCAAATACGCCCTACCCCGCTCCTTCTCCGCCCCGTGCCTGGCCATGGCGCGCTCGCTGCCGAATCATGTCCGCGCCATCGACCGCCGTGGGCGGGTCGACCTGACCGGGCTGCCGTTGGTGACGATCGACGGGGAAGATGCCCGCGACTTCGACGACGCCGTCTACTGCGCCCCCATCGCCCAGCAAGGCGATATCCCGGGGGGATGGCGGCTGATCGTGGCCATCGCAGACGTCGGCCACTACGTGCCCTGCGGTTCCGACATCGACCTCGACGCCTACGAGCGTGCGACGAGCGTCTACTTCCCCGGCAGAGTGTTGCCCATGCTGCCCGAATCCCTGTCGCAAGGGCTGTGTTCGCTCAACCCGGATGTGCTGCGGCTGTGCCTGGCGTGCGATATGCACATTGGCCCCGAAGGCGACATCGTGTCGTACCGCTTCGATCCCGGCGTGCTGCGCAGCCATGCCCGGTTGACGTACGACGAGGCCAACGCCCTGCTGCACGATCCATCCATCGCAAGCGCCAACGCATCGGCCCATGCGCCGACGCATACACCGGCCCACACACCGGCTCATACTGATCGCATACAGGACTTGCGCCATCTGCACGATGTCTACCAAGCCTTGCTGCGCGCACGGCAGCAGCGCGGGGCGATGGATCTCGACACCGTCGAAACCTACGTGCTCTGCGATGCCGAAGGCCGGGTCGAACGCATCGTTCCACGCCAACGCAACGATGCGCACCGCATGATCGAAGAAGCCATGCTCGCAGCCAACGTATGCAGCGCCGACCTGCTGCGCCGCAACGGCCACCACGCGCTCTACCGCGTACACGCCGCCCCCACCGAAGAAAAACTCGAGACGCTGCGCCTCTACCTCGGCGCGCTCGGCGTGGAGGCATCGCTCGGGCCACAGCCGAAGCCTGCCGACTTTCAGCGCATCGCCCTGGCCACGCGGGATCGTCCCGATGTCTTGCAAATCCACACGATGTTGCTCCGGTCGATGCAGCAAGCCATGTACACCCCCAGCAACGCCGGGCACTTCGGGCTGGCCTACGAGGCCTACGCGCACTTCACCAGCCCGATTCGCCGTTACCCCGACTTGCTGGTACACCGGGTGATCCGCGCCATCCTGCAACGCAAGCGCTACCCGCTGCGCCCGCTGCCGATGCCGGATGCATCGCCTACGGGTTCCCCTGCCTTGTCAGCGCTCTTTGCGCTCTTGCGCAAAAAATCCTCGAAGGAGTTGGAACGCTGGCAGGCAGCAGGGGTGCATTGCAGCGCGAGGGAACGCCGCGCCGACGAAGCCGCCCGCGAAGTCGACTCCTGGATGAAATGCAGCTACCTGCAACGCCACGTGGGGGACGTATTCCACGGCACCATCAGCGCCGTGACGGCTTTCGGGCTGTTTGTCACCCTGGAACCCCTGTACATCGACGGCTTGCTGCACATCTCTGCCCTGTCTGGCGAATACTATGCCTTCGACGAAGAGCGCAGAGAACTGCGCGGCACCCGCAGTGGCAAGCGCTATACCGCAGGCCAGCGCGTGACGGTACAGGTGGCGCGCATCGACCCTGACGAACGACGCATTGACCTGGGATGGCCAACCACAGCACGCGGTACGCCTGCGATGTAG
- a CDS encoding GMP reductase, giving the protein MDIFDYDNILLLPRKCCVDSRSECDASIAFGPRRFRIPVVPSNMKTVIDERLSIWLANQGYFYVMHRFDCDTVAFVRTMHSLGLYASISLGVKPADCQTVEQLAAEGLIPQYTTIDIAHGHADSVRSMIDHLRKHLPGTFLIAGNVATPEAVIDLETWGADATKVGVGPGKVCITRLKTGFGTGGWQLSAVKWCARVATKPIVADGGIRGHGDIAKSIRFGASMVMVGSLLAGHHESPGRTVDVDGVAHKEYYGSASDFNKGERRHVEGRRILEPIKGHLADTLSEMEEDLQSAISYAGGRTLLDIRKANYVILGGQNASRHLLM; this is encoded by the coding sequence ATGGATATCTTTGACTACGACAACATCCTGCTGCTACCACGCAAATGCTGTGTGGACAGCCGCAGCGAGTGCGATGCAAGCATCGCCTTCGGCCCCCGGCGCTTTCGCATCCCCGTCGTCCCATCGAACATGAAGACGGTAATCGACGAACGGTTGTCAATCTGGCTCGCCAACCAGGGATATTTCTACGTGATGCATCGCTTCGACTGCGACACCGTCGCCTTCGTTCGCACCATGCACTCCTTGGGGCTGTACGCCTCGATTTCGCTGGGGGTCAAGCCTGCGGACTGCCAGACGGTCGAGCAACTCGCCGCAGAAGGGCTGATCCCGCAGTACACGACGATCGACATCGCCCATGGCCATGCAGACAGCGTGCGGTCGATGATCGACCACCTGCGCAAACACCTGCCGGGAACATTTCTGATCGCTGGCAACGTCGCCACGCCCGAAGCCGTCATCGACCTCGAAACCTGGGGCGCGGACGCCACGAAGGTCGGCGTGGGGCCAGGCAAGGTATGCATCACCCGGCTCAAAACAGGCTTTGGCACAGGTGGATGGCAGCTCAGCGCGGTGAAATGGTGCGCACGGGTGGCCACCAAGCCCATCGTTGCCGACGGCGGCATCCGTGGGCACGGGGACATCGCCAAGTCGATCCGCTTCGGGGCATCCATGGTGATGGTCGGCTCGTTACTGGCTGGGCACCACGAATCGCCGGGGCGCACAGTAGACGTCGACGGGGTAGCGCACAAGGAGTACTACGGCTCCGCCAGCGACTTCAACAAAGGCGAACGCCGCCACGTCGAAGGCCGACGCATCCTCGAACCGATCAAGGGGCACCTGGCCGACACACTGTCGGAGATGGAAGAAGACCTGCAAAGCGCCATCAGCTATGCCGGCGGCCGCACCTTGCTGGACATCCGCAAGGCCAACTACGTCATCCTCGGCGGCCAAAACGCCAGCCGGCATTTGCTGATGTAA
- a CDS encoding ATP-dependent helicase has translation MHTSPFDPSAFPTATEGGEHQSNLSDSPLLANLNVEQLAAVTLPAEHALVLAGAGSGKTRVLTTRIAWLLQTGQISSSGVLAVTFTNKAAREMVARLSAMLSLRVQGMWIGTFHGLCNRFLRAHHTLAHLPAGFQVLDVQDQLSAIKRLCKQFGVDTERYAPKVLQGFISANKEDGLRPEAVPAKDLDTRKKLEVYRLYEEQCQREGVVDFGELILRSYELLRDHASVREHYRRRFAHVLIDEFQDTNRLQYEWIKMLVGAPGGESSGGCILAVGDDDQSIYAFRGARVGNMFDFVREFGVQHHIKLEENYRSGSHILDCANALIGHNRERLGKNLRTSQGTGEMVRVFEATPNGQHSGDFIEAAWIVEEIRHLADGGWPLREIAVLYRSNAQSRVIESALVQVGISYRVYGGLRFFDRAEIKNALAYLRLIENPHDDTSFLRVVNFPPRGIGLRTLEQLQDVAQSRGCALSDAASALDGRPGRIVQTFVDSLHEMRSTVQGLRLGQVVERVLDRSGVLEHYRNDREGADRVANLEELVHAAEGFAAAEGLDPIVHTDLSSEEPSVLALFLTQAALEAGDNTAQSAQEGVQLMTVHSSKGLEFDAVFLTGLEEGLFPHDNALSDRAGLEEERRLMYVAITRARSRLVLSHAQTRMLHGQTRYNLRSRFLDELPEHAVRWITARKAASPSAPMASSRQPVAPTAQRPAQDEAGLRVGQKVFHNHFGEGEVLRLDPQAGHAQVSFTRHGVKWLALAIAKLTPVD, from the coding sequence ATGCATACATCCCCTTTCGATCCCTCCGCTTTTCCCACTGCCACAGAGGGGGGGGAGCACCAGAGCAATCTGTCGGATTCCCCTCTGTTGGCCAATCTGAACGTCGAGCAGCTTGCTGCCGTGACGCTGCCCGCAGAGCATGCTTTGGTGCTGGCGGGAGCGGGGTCCGGCAAGACGCGAGTGCTGACGACGCGGATCGCCTGGCTGCTGCAAACGGGGCAAATTAGCTCCAGCGGCGTGCTTGCCGTTACCTTCACCAACAAGGCTGCGCGGGAAATGGTTGCGCGCCTATCGGCCATGCTCTCCTTGCGGGTGCAGGGGATGTGGATCGGCACGTTCCATGGGTTGTGCAACCGTTTTCTGCGTGCGCACCACACGTTGGCCCATTTGCCGGCGGGGTTCCAGGTGCTGGATGTGCAAGATCAGCTTTCCGCCATCAAACGGTTGTGCAAGCAGTTCGGTGTCGATACCGAGCGCTACGCTCCCAAGGTGCTGCAAGGCTTCATTTCCGCCAACAAGGAAGACGGGCTGCGCCCCGAGGCCGTCCCTGCGAAGGATCTGGATACCCGCAAGAAGCTGGAGGTCTACCGGCTCTATGAAGAGCAATGCCAACGCGAGGGAGTGGTCGACTTTGGCGAGCTGATTCTGCGCAGCTATGAGCTGTTGCGTGACCATGCGTCCGTGCGGGAACACTACCGCAGGCGCTTTGCCCACGTGCTCATCGACGAATTTCAGGATACGAACCGCTTGCAGTACGAGTGGATCAAGATGCTCGTCGGCGCGCCGGGAGGAGAGTCCAGTGGCGGATGCATCCTCGCCGTGGGGGACGACGACCAGAGCATCTATGCCTTTCGTGGCGCACGGGTGGGCAATATGTTCGACTTCGTTCGCGAATTTGGCGTGCAACACCATATCAAGCTCGAAGAAAACTACCGCAGCGGCAGCCATATCCTGGATTGCGCCAACGCGCTCATCGGCCACAACCGGGAGCGGCTAGGCAAGAACCTGCGCACGTCGCAGGGCACTGGCGAAATGGTGCGTGTTTTCGAGGCCACCCCTAATGGACAGCATTCCGGCGACTTCATCGAAGCTGCGTGGATCGTCGAGGAGATTCGCCATCTGGCCGACGGAGGCTGGCCCTTGCGGGAAATCGCTGTGCTCTACCGATCCAACGCGCAGAGCCGGGTGATCGAATCCGCGCTGGTGCAAGTGGGGATTTCCTATCGGGTGTATGGGGGGCTGCGCTTCTTCGACCGGGCCGAAATCAAGAACGCGCTGGCCTACCTGCGGCTGATCGAAAACCCGCACGACGACACGAGTTTTTTGCGCGTGGTGAACTTCCCCCCGCGCGGTATCGGGTTGCGTACCCTCGAACAATTGCAGGACGTGGCGCAGTCGCGTGGTTGCGCGCTCAGCGACGCTGCGTCGGCCCTTGATGGACGGCCCGGGCGCATCGTCCAGACCTTTGTCGATAGCCTGCACGAGATGCGTTCCACAGTCCAGGGGCTGCGTCTGGGGCAGGTGGTGGAACGGGTGCTCGACCGCAGCGGGGTGCTGGAGCACTACCGCAATGACCGCGAAGGCGCAGACCGCGTGGCGAATCTGGAGGAATTGGTACACGCTGCGGAAGGCTTTGCGGCGGCGGAAGGGCTGGATCCCATCGTGCATACCGACCTAAGCAGCGAGGAACCGTCGGTGCTTGCGCTTTTTCTGACGCAAGCTGCGTTGGAAGCCGGGGACAACACCGCGCAGTCCGCGCAGGAAGGGGTGCAGTTGATGACGGTGCATTCCAGCAAGGGGCTGGAATTTGATGCCGTATTCCTGACTGGGCTGGAGGAAGGGCTGTTCCCCCACGACAACGCGCTGTCCGACCGCGCTGGGCTGGAAGAAGAACGGCGCCTGATGTACGTGGCGATCACCCGCGCCCGTTCCCGCCTGGTGCTGAGCCACGCGCAAACGCGGATGCTCCATGGGCAGACGCGCTACAACCTGCGCAGCCGTTTTCTGGATGAGCTACCCGAACACGCGGTGCGCTGGATCACTGCGCGCAAGGCTGCCTCGCCGTCGGCGCCCATGGCTTCATCGCGCCAGCCTGTGGCACCCACGGCGCAACGGCCTGCGCAGGACGAGGCAGGGCTGCGCGTCGGGCAAAAGGTGTTCCATAACCACTTTGGCGAAGGCGAGGTACTGCGCCTCGACCCCCAAGCCGGGCACGCCCAGGTCTCGTTTACGCGCCACGGCGTCAAATGGCTGGCGCTTGCCATTGCCAAGCTCACGCCGGTGGATTGA
- a CDS encoding PAS domain S-box protein gives MIGYFLRVSYRHAIVAAESETRNLVGVMESRLSSEFSRIDGMLTFITHEVQSEPFHSRSAAVAAAKTQHLIRMVTTFPKLAGLFAFDAEGTLQMASTPNVIPYSVADRPHFRTLRDNPTIHLVFSEPLLSRSTGKWSVIQARSIRDDAGRFLGTVHAVIHIDTFSDLFRSIDVGPGGGIGLRRVDDWKLIARIPRYDQKDFNQPLPANHPISRLLASGARQGTLAYTASTDGVQRIASFSRLDDRFPFYVQVAFAKDHYLAAWRREVFWIGLLVIPLFLAFGIALFRQHRSNQLAQIAAEKLEYRQALFSALFDQSTLLAGILSSDGHLLEVNDRALAVIGSSREKVTNRYFPDCPWWSEPADCARLKAGIEAAQSGAYSRFEVMHPTADGKKIDVLLNIQPVQVGTKYFIAVTGIDITERKQAEQKLFRESKKNKALLRNASDGITILDAYANVMEVSDSFCTMLGYSRDELIGMNPSHWDCGFHNHDELIEAFSHQLQNPTHSLMQSRHRRKDGSIYDVEISSQPVDLDGHLVLYVSHRDISERIQAQHLLQEQEKALRHSESLMAASQKLGGTGSWEYDLDTQSISASSHCLTTFGYPPDEKDYPLDVCLACIPEQERVLQNITDAIRQGGAYEDEYTIIPIDGSPSKIIHVIGKIDTDEQGIARKVLGFMQDITERKSAEAKLSQLLADQNAILQSEAVGFAIMHERVVNWVNPAAANMLGYECHELANQSSRIIYPDDAAYEEFGHNAYIQIQAGKVFHSQYQWRHKDGSLKWFDISGVRLPSSDTTTIWAFVDITPLKRTEADLREAKIAAEAASVAKSRFLATMSHELRTPMNGILGMAQLLLMPNLTNSDRIEYTETLLKSGQYLLALLNDILDLSKIEEGILQLHSEEWEPHALLRETQLLFSCAAQAKGLSLHYEWQGTKESKYIADIQRIRQMISNLLGNAIKFTNHGGIQIIGTEVERDGDSALLEFSVHDTGIGIPQENIGLLFQPFSQTDNSSTRKFGGSGLGLSIVHRLAKMMDGDVGVESVVGQGSRFWFRLRAKLFARNNNDSSSAMRQTTSAPDTATKTESLAGRQILVAEDNPVNRMVIQSLLTTLGIQVTNAHDGKQALDTITLGVRPDAILMDLHMPNMDGYQATRLIRKWERDNNLPRLSIIAVTADAYEENRQHCIAVGMDDFLTKPVTVDALQSTLHKWIPISRSN, from the coding sequence ATGATTGGGTACTTCTTGCGAGTCAGCTATCGGCATGCGATTGTTGCTGCAGAAAGCGAGACTCGCAACTTGGTTGGGGTTATGGAATCGAGGTTATCAAGCGAATTTTCCCGTATCGATGGAATGCTCACATTCATCACGCATGAAGTGCAGTCGGAACCTTTTCACAGTCGATCTGCCGCCGTTGCTGCCGCGAAGACACAGCACCTCATTCGGATGGTGACCACCTTCCCAAAACTGGCAGGACTATTTGCCTTTGATGCCGAAGGAACCCTGCAAATGGCTTCTACACCCAATGTAATACCTTATAGCGTTGCCGACCGTCCCCATTTCCGCACGCTGCGTGACAATCCAACAATCCATCTTGTCTTTTCAGAACCACTCTTATCACGCTCCACCGGCAAATGGTCGGTGATTCAGGCTCGGTCCATCCGTGACGATGCAGGGCGATTCCTCGGCACCGTCCATGCTGTGATTCATATCGATACATTCTCGGATTTGTTCCGCAGCATTGATGTAGGCCCCGGTGGCGGAATAGGGCTGCGGCGCGTCGATGACTGGAAACTGATCGCACGCATCCCGCGCTATGACCAAAAAGACTTCAACCAGCCATTGCCCGCAAACCATCCTATCTCCCGTCTCCTTGCGTCTGGCGCCCGGCAGGGCACGTTGGCATATACGGCAAGCACCGATGGTGTGCAACGCATCGCCAGTTTCTCCAGGTTGGATGATCGCTTCCCGTTTTATGTGCAGGTTGCTTTTGCCAAAGACCATTATTTGGCGGCATGGCGGCGGGAGGTGTTCTGGATTGGTTTACTCGTCATACCTTTATTTCTGGCTTTCGGAATAGCTCTTTTCCGTCAGCATCGAAGCAACCAGTTGGCGCAGATTGCTGCGGAAAAATTGGAATACCGGCAGGCACTGTTTAGCGCCTTGTTTGATCAATCTACTTTATTGGCCGGAATTCTGAGCAGCGATGGTCATTTGCTGGAGGTCAATGACAGAGCTTTGGCCGTAATCGGAAGCAGTCGAGAAAAAGTCACGAATCGCTATTTTCCGGATTGCCCCTGGTGGTCGGAACCCGCAGATTGCGCCCGTCTGAAAGCCGGTATCGAGGCAGCCCAATCTGGAGCATACTCTCGCTTTGAAGTGATGCACCCCACAGCGGACGGAAAAAAGATCGATGTACTGCTCAATATCCAGCCTGTGCAGGTAGGTACAAAGTATTTCATCGCCGTCACCGGGATAGATATTACAGAACGGAAACAGGCAGAACAAAAGCTATTTAGAGAAAGCAAAAAAAACAAGGCACTACTGCGCAATGCCAGCGACGGCATTACCATTTTGGACGCATATGCCAACGTCATGGAAGTCAGCGACTCGTTTTGTACCATGCTGGGCTACTCGCGTGACGAGTTGATTGGAATGAACCCATCCCATTGGGATTGTGGTTTTCATAATCATGATGAACTGATAGAGGCTTTCAGCCATCAGTTGCAAAATCCAACACACTCGCTAATGCAGTCACGTCACCGTCGTAAGGATGGCAGCATATACGATGTCGAAATCAGTAGCCAACCAGTCGATTTGGATGGTCATCTGGTGCTATACGTCTCCCATCGCGATATCAGCGAGCGGATCCAAGCGCAACATTTGCTTCAGGAACAGGAAAAAGCACTGCGGCATAGCGAAAGTTTGATGGCCGCGTCCCAAAAATTAGGCGGTACAGGTTCGTGGGAATATGACCTGGATACCCAAAGCATCAGTGCATCGTCCCATTGCCTTACCACATTCGGGTATCCGCCAGACGAAAAGGATTACCCTCTGGATGTGTGTCTCGCCTGCATTCCGGAGCAAGAGCGTGTGCTCCAAAATATCACGGATGCCATCCGCCAGGGGGGAGCGTATGAAGACGAATACACCATTATCCCCATTGATGGATCGCCTTCCAAAATCATCCATGTCATAGGAAAAATCGACACAGACGAACAAGGCATAGCACGCAAAGTCCTCGGTTTCATGCAGGACATTACGGAACGCAAGTCCGCAGAAGCAAAATTATCCCAATTGCTGGCAGATCAGAATGCCATTTTGCAAAGCGAAGCCGTGGGCTTTGCAATCATGCACGAGCGCGTCGTCAATTGGGTGAATCCTGCTGCTGCCAATATGCTCGGCTATGAATGCCATGAATTGGCCAACCAATCTTCCCGCATCATCTATCCGGATGATGCTGCCTATGAAGAATTTGGTCATAATGCCTATATTCAAATCCAGGCTGGCAAGGTTTTCCACAGCCAATACCAATGGCGCCACAAGGATGGTTCCTTAAAATGGTTTGATATTTCTGGCGTGCGTCTGCCCTCCAGCGACACTACAACGATCTGGGCCTTCGTGGATATTACCCCCTTGAAACGTACTGAGGCCGATCTAAGAGAAGCCAAAATTGCCGCCGAAGCCGCCAGCGTCGCCAAAAGCCGATTCCTGGCAACGATGTCACATGAATTACGTACCCCCATGAATGGCATATTAGGTATGGCGCAGCTTTTGTTGATGCCCAACTTGACAAATAGTGATCGCATTGAATACACAGAAACGCTATTGAAATCTGGCCAATACTTGTTGGCGCTGCTCAATGATATTCTCGACCTCTCAAAAATCGAGGAAGGAATACTACAGCTACATAGTGAAGAATGGGAACCCCATGCCCTTCTTCGTGAAACACAATTGCTGTTTTCTTGCGCAGCACAGGCCAAGGGCCTTTCATTGCACTATGAATGGCAAGGCACAAAAGAAAGCAAATACATCGCTGATATCCAGCGAATCCGTCAAATGATTTCGAATCTTTTAGGAAATGCTATCAAATTCACCAATCATGGTGGAATTCAGATCATAGGAACAGAAGTGGAACGAGATGGCGATTCTGCGCTATTGGAATTCTCTGTTCACGATACAGGAATAGGAATCCCCCAAGAAAACATCGGTCTGCTATTTCAACCGTTTTCTCAAACCGACAATTCCAGCACAAGAAAATTTGGCGGATCAGGTCTGGGCCTGTCGATCGTTCATCGTCTGGCAAAAATGATGGATGGGGATGTAGGGGTCGAAAGCGTTGTCGGTCAAGGCTCCAGATTTTGGTTTCGTCTGCGAGCCAAACTATTCGCCAGGAATAATAACGACAGCAGTTCTGCGATGCGGCAAACCACCAGCGCCCCCGACACCGCCACCAAAACGGAATCGTTGGCAGGACGGCAAATCCTGGTGGCCGAAGACAACCCGGTCAACCGCATGGTCATCCAGTCTTTGCTCACGACGCTAGGTATCCAAGTAACGAATGCCCACGACGGCAAACAAGCACTGGACACCATCACCCTAGGCGTTCGTCCCGATGCGATTTTGATGGACTTGCACATGCCCAATATGGACGGATACCAAGCCACACGACTGATACGCAAATGGGAACGAGACAACAACCTGCCACGCCTATCTATCATTGCCGTGACAGCCGATGCGTACGAAGAAAATCGTCAGCATTGCATAGCAGTGGGTATGGATGATTTTTTGACCAAACCCGTCACTGTCGATGCACTGCAATCGACTTTGCACAAGTGGATTCCTATATCCCGATCCAACTAA